One Methylobacterium oryzae DNA window includes the following coding sequences:
- a CDS encoding acyltransferase domain-containing protein, whose protein sequence is MTLAILLSGQGGQHPAMFDLTADHPAAQDVFAAARPLLDGADPRDLARAGGDTLTANRTGQILCCVAALAAWRALVGAMPDRSIVAGYSIGDLAAWGVAGRLDPADVLALAARRAEAMDAASGAGFGLAGVRGLSLDRLADLAARHGCHLAIRNAADSGVVGGPRAALEVLCREATGAGAQRAVVLPVHTPSHTPLLDAATVAFRDALAAVPPRRPPPGAPRLLSGLDGSTVFRDAEGRGKLALQISRTIDWAACLEACREYGADRVLELGPGHALATMARAALPAARVHAVEEFRSLDGVADWLARP, encoded by the coding sequence ATGACCCTCGCGATCCTCCTCTCCGGCCAGGGCGGCCAGCACCCGGCGATGTTCGACCTGACGGCCGATCATCCAGCCGCCCAGGACGTGTTCGCGGCCGCCAGACCGCTCCTCGACGGCGCCGACCCGCGCGACCTGGCGCGCGCCGGCGGCGACACCCTGACCGCCAATCGGACCGGCCAGATCCTGTGCTGCGTCGCCGCCCTGGCGGCGTGGCGGGCCCTGGTCGGGGCGATGCCGGACCGGTCGATCGTGGCCGGGTACAGCATCGGCGATCTCGCCGCCTGGGGCGTGGCCGGACGCCTCGATCCTGCGGACGTCCTCGCCCTGGCCGCGCGGCGCGCGGAGGCCATGGATGCCGCCTCCGGCGCGGGGTTCGGGCTGGCGGGCGTCCGCGGCCTGAGCCTCGACAGGCTCGCGGATCTCGCGGCGCGCCACGGCTGTCACCTCGCCATCCGCAACGCGGCCGACAGCGGCGTCGTCGGCGGTCCGCGCGCGGCGCTGGAGGTGCTGTGCCGGGAGGCGACCGGCGCGGGCGCGCAGCGCGCCGTGGTCCTGCCCGTTCACACGCCGTCGCACACGCCCCTGCTCGACGCCGCGACGGTCGCATTCCGGGACGCGCTCGCCGCGGTGCCGCCGCGCCGCCCGCCGCCCGGAGCGCCCCGGCTGCTCAGCGGGCTGGACGGGAGCACGGTGTTTCGGGATGCCGAGGGTCGCGGGAAGCTGGCCCTCCAGATCTCGCGCACGATCGACTGGGCCGCCTGCCTGGAGGCGTGCCGCGAGTACGGCGCGGACCGCGTCCTCGAGCTCGGGCCGGGCCACGCCCTCGCCACCATGGCCCGGGCCGCCCTCCCGGCGGCGCGCGTCCACGCCGTCGAGGAATTCCGCTCGCTCGACGGCGTGGCGGACTGGCTCGCGCGACCTTAG
- the mdcG gene encoding malonate decarboxylase holo-[acyl-carrier-protein] synthase, which produces MAEPFRRHDLVRVDPAAWAAWRADRPDLGAVPHLDGWAAAGRPLIVRRRVPGETGDAVPLGLPLPPADGKRRIGLALPASALAPAPVVTLAQAATRAPAAWGPSLDALTALGRRHGLVPRPFGSLLWQAVTGLTYLSASSDLDLLWPCPPPVPVNLLDGIAAAAETAPMGIDGEIQLPDGADLHWRELRDAPEDGSVLAKSLDRLVLRPVAGLRGAPPA; this is translated from the coding sequence TTGGCTGAGCCGTTCCGACGCCACGACCTCGTCCGGGTCGATCCGGCGGCCTGGGCGGCGTGGCGCGCGGACCGGCCCGACCTCGGCGCCGTCCCCCATCTCGACGGCTGGGCCGCTGCGGGCCGGCCGCTGATCGTCCGCCGCCGCGTCCCCGGAGAGACCGGCGACGCGGTGCCGCTCGGCCTGCCGCTGCCGCCCGCGGACGGCAAGCGGCGGATCGGGCTAGCGCTGCCGGCATCGGCGCTGGCGCCCGCACCGGTGGTGACCCTCGCCCAGGCCGCCACTCGCGCGCCGGCGGCCTGGGGCCCGAGCCTCGACGCCCTGACGGCGCTCGGCCGGCGGCACGGCCTCGTGCCGCGCCCCTTCGGCAGCCTGCTCTGGCAGGCGGTCACCGGCCTAACCTACCTGAGCGCCAGCTCCGATCTCGACCTGCTCTGGCCGTGCCCACCACCGGTGCCGGTCAACCTTCTCGACGGCATCGCCGCCGCGGCGGAGACGGCGCCGATGGGCATCGACGGCGAGATCCAGTTGCCGGACGGCGCCGACCTGCACTGGCGCGAGCTGCGCGACGCGCCGGAGGACGGCTCGGTGCTCGCCAAGAGCCTGGACCGGCTGGTCCTGCGGCCGGTCGCGGGCCTGAGGGGCGCGCCCCCGGCATGA
- the mdcE gene encoding biotin-independent malonate decarboxylase subunit gamma, whose product MTLAEILASLFPRGHAVAVRDGLVTGTGPFADGRMHVVGVDGDTPLGVDGALVLSRAVLDAVRVGDRAPILVAVDSDSQRMSRRDELLGLNECLAHLAKALLLADRAGHPTIGLIYGHSAAGAFIATALATRVLAALPGANPSVMDLPSVARVTKLPLDTLKDMAKSTPVFAPGLDNMVATGAVHVVLNPDLSLEGQIRAVIDTLPAEDIRDRLGAERGGRPVARTVAAAVADQARLG is encoded by the coding sequence ATGACGCTCGCTGAGATCCTCGCCTCCCTGTTCCCGCGAGGACACGCGGTGGCGGTGCGCGACGGCCTCGTGACCGGGACCGGCCCCTTCGCGGACGGCCGGATGCACGTGGTCGGCGTCGACGGCGACACGCCCCTGGGCGTCGACGGGGCGCTGGTCCTGTCGCGCGCCGTGCTCGACGCCGTCCGGGTTGGCGACCGCGCGCCGATCCTCGTGGCGGTGGATTCCGACAGCCAGCGCATGAGCCGCCGCGACGAGTTGCTGGGTCTCAACGAGTGCCTCGCGCATCTCGCCAAGGCGCTGCTCCTCGCGGACCGGGCGGGCCATCCGACGATCGGGTTGATCTATGGCCACTCGGCCGCCGGCGCCTTCATCGCCACGGCCCTCGCGACGCGGGTCCTCGCGGCCCTGCCCGGGGCGAACCCGAGCGTGATGGACCTGCCGTCCGTCGCCCGGGTGACCAAGCTGCCGCTCGACACGCTGAAGGACATGGCGAAGTCGACGCCCGTCTTCGCGCCCGGCCTCGACAACATGGTGGCGACCGGCGCCGTCCACGTGGTTCTAAACCCGGACCTGTCCCTGGAGGGCCAGATCCGCGCGGTGATCGATACCCTGCCGGCGGAGGATATCCGCGACCGGCTGGGCGCCGAGCGAGGCGGTCGCCCGGTCGCCCGCACCGTCGCGGCGGCCGTGGCCGACCAAGCCCGTCTTGGCTGA
- a CDS encoding biotin-independent malonate decarboxylase subunit beta yields the protein MAADRAARFDPDALSWYEATARQRVLALTDPGSFREFLPPTERRMSPHLPLFDLPRAFDDGIVVGSARLDGDPVLVAAQEGRFMGGAFGEVHGGKLVGLLRAALELKPKAVLILFDTGGVRLQEANAGETAIAETMRAIVDVRAAGIPVVGLIGGRAGCYGGGGLIAGTCSRLAVSESGRISVSGPEVIETNKGAEEFDSRDRALVWRTMGGKHRRLIGGADAFCADTVAAFRAAARDLVGRAPAFDLATLDAEQARLKARIERFGDCRDATEVWARLGVNDPDAVPAMDTPAFDETVARSPEADHDAR from the coding sequence ATGGCTGCCGACCGCGCCGCGCGCTTCGATCCGGACGCCCTGAGCTGGTACGAGGCCACCGCCCGCCAGCGCGTGCTGGCGCTCACCGATCCGGGAAGCTTCCGCGAGTTCCTGCCGCCAACCGAGCGGCGGATGAGCCCGCACCTGCCGCTCTTCGACCTGCCCCGCGCCTTCGACGACGGTATCGTGGTCGGGAGCGCGCGCCTCGACGGCGACCCGGTCCTGGTCGCCGCCCAGGAGGGCCGCTTCATGGGCGGCGCCTTCGGCGAGGTGCACGGCGGCAAGCTGGTCGGCCTGCTCCGCGCGGCCCTGGAGCTGAAGCCGAAGGCGGTCCTTATCTTGTTCGACACCGGCGGCGTCCGCCTTCAGGAGGCCAATGCCGGCGAGACGGCCATCGCCGAGACCATGCGGGCCATCGTCGACGTCCGCGCGGCCGGCATCCCGGTCGTCGGGCTGATCGGCGGGCGGGCCGGCTGCTACGGCGGCGGCGGCCTCATCGCCGGCACCTGCTCGCGGCTCGCCGTGTCGGAGAGCGGGCGCATCTCGGTCTCCGGCCCCGAGGTGATCGAGACCAACAAGGGCGCCGAGGAGTTCGATTCCCGCGACCGCGCTCTGGTCTGGCGGACCATGGGTGGCAAGCACCGTCGTCTGATCGGGGGCGCCGACGCCTTCTGCGCCGACACGGTCGCGGCCTTCCGCGCGGCCGCCCGCGACCTCGTCGGCCGAGCGCCGGCCTTCGATCTGGCGACCCTGGACGCCGAGCAGGCGCGCCTGAAGGCCCGGATCGAGCGATTCGGCGATTGCCGCGACGCCACCGAGGTCTGGGCGCGCCTCGGCGTGAACGATCCCGACGCGGTGCCGGCGATGGACACGCCCGCCTTCGACGAGACCGTGGCCCGGAGCCCGGAGGCCGACCATGACGCTCGCTGA
- the mdcC gene encoding malonate decarboxylase acyl carrier protein, with protein MESLTFRHTTRKPLAGSAPSAITGVVASGNLEILLERVLPPDACEVAIETPIAGYGDVWEAVVADFVARAQPGGLRISINDGGARPDTVSLRLLQGARLMEA; from the coding sequence ATGGAATCCCTGACCTTCCGCCACACCACCAGGAAGCCGCTGGCCGGCTCGGCGCCGAGTGCGATCACCGGCGTCGTCGCCTCCGGCAACCTGGAGATCCTGCTGGAGCGGGTGCTGCCGCCGGATGCCTGCGAGGTGGCCATCGAGACCCCGATCGCCGGCTACGGCGACGTCTGGGAGGCGGTGGTGGCCGATTTCGTTGCCCGGGCGCAGCCGGGCGGCCTCCGCATCAGCATCAACGACGGCGGCGCTCGCCCCGACACCGTGTCGCTGCGCCTGCTCCAGGGCGCGCGGCTGATGGAGGCCTGA
- the mdcA gene encoding malonate decarboxylase subunit alpha — translation MGEWRGERQARDARIAAGRAHADGKVVPAGAVVDLLEAILRPGDRVCLEGDNQKQADCLARGLSACDPGKVHDLHMVQSGIVLPEHLDVFETGIAKRLDYSYSGPQGARIAKMLYGGQIELGAVHTYLELFARYFVDLTPNVALIAGVSADRNGNLYTGPNTEDTPTVVEATAFKNGVVVAQVNEIVDAVPRVDIPGDRIDFVVEADRPFYVEPLFTRDPAAMTETQILIAMMAIKGIYAEYGIKRLNHGIGFGTAAIELLLPTYGEKLGLKGKIATHWALNPHPTLIPAIESGWVKQVHCFGSEVGMDRYIRERPDVFFTGADGSLRSNRAFCQTAGLYACDMFIGATLQIDLMGHSSTITQSRVAGFGGAPNMGSDPHGRRHPSDAWMKAGREGQIVGDPALMRGRKLVVQLVETFGDKLVPTFVEKLDALELAKKIGLELAPVMIYADDVTHIVTEEGIANLLLCRDADEREQAIRGVAGYTEVGRGRDRAKVEELRARGVIRRPEDLGIEPLDADRALLAAKSIKDLVHWSGGLYEPPARFRNW, via the coding sequence ATGGGCGAGTGGCGCGGTGAGAGGCAGGCGCGCGACGCGCGGATCGCGGCGGGGCGCGCCCATGCGGACGGCAAGGTCGTGCCGGCCGGAGCCGTGGTCGACCTCCTGGAGGCCATCCTGCGGCCCGGCGACCGTGTCTGCCTCGAGGGCGACAACCAGAAGCAGGCCGACTGCCTCGCCCGCGGCCTGAGCGCCTGCGATCCCGGGAAGGTCCACGACCTGCACATGGTCCAGTCGGGAATCGTGCTGCCCGAGCACCTCGACGTGTTCGAGACCGGGATCGCGAAGCGGCTCGACTACTCGTATTCGGGCCCGCAGGGCGCCCGCATCGCCAAGATGCTCTACGGCGGCCAGATCGAGCTCGGGGCGGTGCACACCTACCTGGAGCTGTTCGCCCGCTACTTCGTCGACCTGACGCCCAACGTGGCGCTGATCGCCGGCGTCTCGGCCGACCGGAACGGCAACCTGTATACGGGGCCGAACACCGAGGACACGCCGACCGTCGTGGAGGCGACCGCCTTCAAGAACGGCGTCGTGGTCGCGCAGGTCAACGAGATCGTCGACGCGGTCCCGCGAGTCGACATCCCGGGCGACCGGATCGACTTCGTGGTCGAGGCCGACAGGCCCTTCTACGTGGAGCCGCTCTTCACCCGCGACCCGGCGGCGATGACCGAGACGCAGATCCTGATCGCCATGATGGCGATCAAGGGCATCTACGCGGAGTACGGCATCAAGCGGCTCAACCACGGCATCGGGTTCGGCACGGCCGCGATCGAGCTGCTGCTGCCGACCTACGGCGAGAAGCTCGGCCTCAAGGGCAAGATCGCCACGCACTGGGCGCTGAATCCGCACCCGACCCTGATCCCGGCGATCGAGTCCGGATGGGTCAAGCAGGTTCACTGCTTCGGCTCCGAGGTCGGGATGGACCGCTACATCCGCGAGCGGCCGGACGTCTTCTTCACCGGCGCCGACGGGAGCCTGCGCTCGAACCGGGCCTTCTGCCAGACCGCCGGCCTCTACGCCTGCGACATGTTCATCGGCGCGACCCTGCAGATCGACCTGATGGGCCATTCCTCGACCATCACCCAGTCGCGGGTGGCGGGCTTCGGCGGGGCGCCCAACATGGGGTCGGACCCGCACGGACGACGCCACCCCTCCGACGCCTGGATGAAGGCCGGCCGCGAGGGCCAGATCGTCGGCGATCCGGCACTGATGCGCGGGCGCAAGCTCGTCGTGCAGCTCGTCGAGACCTTCGGCGACAAGCTGGTGCCGACCTTCGTGGAGAAGCTCGACGCCCTCGAACTGGCCAAAAAGATCGGCCTCGAGCTGGCGCCGGTCATGATCTATGCGGACGACGTCACTCACATCGTCACCGAGGAAGGCATCGCCAACCTCCTGCTCTGCCGCGACGCCGACGAGCGCGAGCAGGCGATCCGGGGCGTGGCCGGCTACACCGAGGTCGGTCGCGGTCGAGACCGGGCGAAGGTCGAGGAGCTGCGCGCCCGGGGCGTCATCCGACGCCCGGAGGATCTGGGCATCGAGCCGCTCGACGCCGACCGCGCACTGCTCGCCGCGAAGTCGATCAAGGATCTCGTGCACTGGTCCGGCGGGCTCTACGAGCCGCCCGCCCGCTTCCGGAACTGGTAG
- the madL gene encoding malonate transporter subunit MadL: MIVLGVALLAACTLVGVYLGDLLGLALGVKANVGGVGIAMILLIAARLWLSRRGRLTKGVQFGVEFWAGMYIPIVVAMAAQQNVVAAVSGGPIVLIAATGSLVLCFGAVALLSRIGRRDPGGGPVEHGGSVIDGDADPIARKG, from the coding sequence ATGATCGTCCTCGGTGTCGCCCTGCTCGCCGCCTGCACGCTGGTCGGCGTGTATCTCGGCGATCTCCTCGGCCTGGCCCTCGGCGTGAAGGCCAATGTCGGCGGCGTCGGCATCGCCATGATCCTGCTCATCGCCGCGCGCCTGTGGCTGTCCCGCCGGGGCCGCCTGACGAAGGGCGTTCAGTTCGGCGTCGAGTTCTGGGCGGGGATGTACATCCCGATCGTGGTCGCCATGGCGGCCCAGCAGAACGTCGTCGCCGCCGTGAGCGGCGGCCCGATCGTGCTGATCGCCGCGACCGGCTCCCTGGTCCTGTGCTTCGGCGCGGTCGCCCTGCTGAGCCGGATCGGCCGGCGCGATCCCGGCGGCGGCCCCGTCGAGCACGGCGGATCCGTGATCGACGGCGACGCCGACCCCATCGCCAGGAAGGGATGA
- the madM gene encoding malonate transporter subunit MadM, with protein MWHGIEHVFVEQSLVAAFAVVGALILVSNFAAKHLTNGRVHGSAIAIVLGLVLAYVGGLYTGGKKGLADIPALAGIGLMGGAMLRDFAIVATAFEVDVIEARRAGLLGVLALALGTILPFIVGTLTAVAFGYHDAVSITTIGAGAITYIVGPVTGAAIGADSTVMALSIATGVTKAVMVMVGTPLVARLIGLDNPRSAMAYGGLMGTVSGVAGGLAATDPKLVPYGALTATFHTGIGCLVGPSILFLTVRALVG; from the coding sequence ATCTGGCACGGCATCGAGCACGTCTTCGTCGAGCAGAGCCTCGTGGCCGCCTTCGCGGTGGTCGGCGCGCTGATCCTGGTCTCGAACTTCGCCGCCAAGCACCTGACCAACGGCCGGGTCCACGGCTCCGCGATCGCGATCGTGCTCGGTCTGGTGCTCGCCTATGTCGGCGGGCTCTACACGGGCGGGAAGAAGGGCCTCGCCGACATCCCGGCGCTCGCCGGGATCGGCCTCATGGGCGGGGCGATGCTGCGCGACTTCGCCATCGTCGCCACCGCCTTCGAGGTGGACGTGATCGAGGCGCGGCGCGCGGGCCTGCTGGGTGTCCTGGCGCTGGCGCTGGGCACGATCCTGCCGTTCATCGTCGGCACCCTGACCGCCGTGGCTTTCGGCTATCACGACGCGGTCTCGATCACGACGATCGGCGCCGGGGCGATCACCTACATCGTCGGGCCCGTCACCGGCGCGGCGATCGGCGCGGATTCCACCGTGATGGCGCTGTCCATCGCCACCGGAGTGACCAAGGCGGTGATGGTGATGGTCGGAACGCCCCTGGTCGCCCGGCTGATCGGCCTCGACAACCCGCGCTCGGCCATGGCGTATGGCGGCCTGATGGGTACGGTCAGCGGAGTCGCCGGGGGCCTCGCGGCGACGGATCCGAAGCTCGTCCCCTACGGCGCACTGACGGCGACGTTCCACACCGGCATCGGTTGCCTCGTCGGACCGTCGATCCTGTTCCTGACGGTGCGGGCCCTGGTCGGCTGA
- a CDS encoding GntR family transcriptional regulator yields MHGDFQKIDSGLLSDRIRDALTDAIASGTIAAGTALDEQNLADRYGASRTPVREALRQLAASGLVEIRPRRGVVVARLTPQRIADMFETTAEIEAMCARLATYRMTPLERGELMELHEESAKAVEAGDVDAYDRFNRAFHEALYTATHNGFMAEQALAIRERLAAFRRTQLRHADRIRRSREEHGEILSAIAEGDGETAARRMRAHMLRAAAALGRYIAETE; encoded by the coding sequence ATGCACGGCGACTTCCAGAAGATCGACAGCGGGCTGCTCTCGGACCGGATCCGCGACGCGCTCACCGACGCCATCGCGTCGGGGACGATCGCGGCCGGTACGGCCCTCGACGAGCAGAACCTCGCCGATCGCTACGGCGCATCGCGCACGCCCGTCCGTGAGGCGCTGCGCCAGCTCGCGGCCTCGGGCCTCGTGGAGATCCGGCCCCGGCGGGGCGTGGTGGTGGCGCGCCTGACGCCGCAGCGGATCGCCGACATGTTCGAGACGACCGCCGAGATCGAGGCGATGTGCGCCCGGCTGGCCACCTACCGGATGACGCCCCTCGAGCGCGGGGAGCTGATGGAGCTCCACGAGGAATCCGCCAAGGCGGTCGAGGCGGGCGACGTCGACGCCTACGACCGATTCAACCGCGCCTTCCACGAGGCACTCTACACGGCGACGCACAACGGCTTCATGGCCGAGCAGGCCCTGGCGATCCGCGAGCGGCTGGCCGCGTTCCGGCGCACGCAGCTCCGCCACGCCGACCGGATCCGCCGCTCGCGGGAGGAGCACGGCGAGATCCTGTCGGCCATCGCAGAGGGGGACGGCGAGACGGCCGCCCGTCGCATGCGCGCCCACATGCTCAGGGCCGCGGCGGCGCTGGGGCGCTACATCGCCGAGACGGAGTGA
- a CDS encoding NmrA family NAD(P)-binding protein has product MSSTSQPTYFVTGATGQLGRQVVAALLHRVPASAVMAGARDTEGEAARSLRSLGVAVRRADYADPTSLDAALEGIQRLLLISSSEIGRRVAQHRNVIDSAKRVGAGLIAYTSVLRADTSALALAEEHRRTEHLLEASGVPFVVLRNGWYTENYAAGIAPALAHGAVLGCAGDARIASAARADYAAAAAAVLTGDGQGGRVYELAGDEAYTLTEFAAAIAAAAGKPVTYRDLPQAEYRAALVGAGMPADFAALLADSDAAAARGALNDDTRQLSALIGRPTTPYRSTVRDAVARL; this is encoded by the coding sequence ATGAGCTCGACCAGTCAGCCGACCTACTTCGTGACCGGCGCCACGGGCCAACTCGGCCGCCAAGTCGTCGCGGCGCTTCTGCATCGCGTACCGGCCAGCGCGGTGATGGCCGGCGCGCGCGACACCGAGGGCGAGGCTGCACGGAGCCTGCGAAGCCTCGGCGTCGCGGTCCGACGGGCCGACTACGCGGACCCGACGAGCCTGGACGCGGCGCTCGAGGGCATCCAGCGTCTCCTGCTGATCTCGTCCAGCGAGATCGGCCGGCGCGTGGCGCAGCATCGCAACGTCATCGACAGCGCCAAGCGGGTCGGTGCCGGCCTGATCGCTTACACGAGTGTTTTGCGCGCCGACACGTCGGCCCTCGCCCTGGCCGAGGAGCATCGTCGGACCGAGCATCTGCTCGAAGCCTCCGGCGTGCCGTTCGTGGTGTTGCGCAACGGCTGGTACACGGAGAACTACGCCGCCGGCATCGCGCCGGCGCTCGCCCATGGGGCCGTCCTCGGCTGCGCGGGCGACGCGCGGATCGCTTCGGCGGCGCGGGCGGATTACGCCGCGGCGGCGGCGGCGGTTCTCACCGGCGACGGGCAGGGCGGCCGCGTCTACGAGCTGGCGGGCGACGAGGCCTACACGCTGACCGAGTTCGCCGCGGCGATCGCTGCGGCCGCCGGCAAGCCGGTCACGTACCGCGATCTGCCGCAGGCCGAATACCGCGCGGCGCTGGTCGGCGCCGGGATGCCGGCGGACTTCGCGGCGCTGCTCGCCGACTCGGACGCGGCCGCGGCCCGCGGCGCCCTCAACGACGACACGCGTCAGCTGAGCGCGCTGATCGGCAGGCCGACGACGCCCTACCGGTCCACGGTGCGCGACGCCGTCGCGCGGCTCTGA
- a CDS encoding winged helix-turn-helix transcriptional regulator: MGPGYSKETAVPLARAELAAKYAAWQAGTLDPAACPVRDVLDRVGDKWSMLLLIALADGPHRFSALLRTLPDISKRMLTQTLRDLERDGFVARTVFPTKPPSVEYRLTDLGAALLEPLARLVQWAEERHGAIRAARTRFDAAPL; this comes from the coding sequence TTGGGACCAGGTTACTCGAAGGAAACCGCGGTGCCGCTCGCCCGCGCCGAGCTGGCGGCCAAGTACGCGGCCTGGCAGGCCGGCACCCTCGATCCGGCGGCGTGCCCGGTGCGGGACGTGCTGGATCGGGTCGGCGACAAGTGGTCGATGCTGCTCCTCATCGCCCTGGCCGACGGGCCGCACCGGTTCAGCGCCCTCCTCCGGACGCTGCCCGACATCTCGAAGCGGATGCTGACGCAGACGCTCCGGGACCTGGAGCGGGACGGTTTCGTCGCGCGGACGGTGTTCCCGACGAAGCCGCCCAGCGTCGAGTACCGGCTCACGGATCTCGGGGCCGCCTTGCTCGAGCCGCTGGCGCGCCTCGTGCAATGGGCGGAGGAGCGTCACGGCGCGATCCGGGCGGCGCGGACCCGGTTCGACGCAGCGCCCCTCTAG
- a CDS encoding cell division protein ZapA: MPQINVTIDGRSYRMACGEGEEAHLTGLAALLDGRIGEMRKSFGEIGDMRLQVMAALTIADELTELRSRIASLESSVAELRAAAETAERGRVDDAERAAFGIGRAAEHIGRLADALGGSAPRA; the protein is encoded by the coding sequence TTGCCGCAGATCAACGTGACCATCGACGGCCGCAGCTACCGCATGGCCTGCGGCGAGGGTGAGGAGGCGCATCTCACCGGTCTCGCTGCCCTCCTCGACGGGCGCATCGGCGAGATGCGCAAGAGCTTCGGCGAGATCGGCGACATGCGCCTGCAGGTCATGGCGGCGCTGACCATCGCCGACGAACTCACGGAGCTGCGGTCGCGGATCGCGTCGCTGGAGAGCAGCGTCGCGGAGCTGCGCGCTGCCGCCGAGACCGCCGAGCGTGGGCGGGTCGACGATGCCGAGCGGGCGGCGTTCGGGATCGGCCGGGCGGCCGAGCATATCGGGCGGCTCGCCGACGCCCTCGGCGGATCGGCGCCGCGGGCCTGA
- a CDS encoding DUF4164 family protein, whose translation MADETETRSIDDALNRLEAAINRLDAVVQHHLETDAQPDDRDAELALMDEDRARLAAALDAASARLATVSATTGEVGHRLDRAIETVQDVLGRA comes from the coding sequence ATGGCCGACGAGACCGAGACCCGTTCCATCGACGACGCCCTCAACCGGCTCGAAGCGGCGATCAACCGCCTCGACGCCGTCGTCCAGCATCACCTCGAGACCGACGCGCAGCCCGACGACCGGGACGCGGAACTCGCCCTGATGGACGAGGACCGGGCCCGGCTCGCCGCCGCCCTGGACGCGGCGAGCGCCCGCCTCGCCACGGTCTCGGCGACGACCGGGGAGGTCGGCCACCGGCTCGACCGGGCCATCGAGACCGTTCAGGATGTGCTCGGACGCGCCTGA
- the gap gene encoding type I glyceraldehyde-3-phosphate dehydrogenase, producing the protein MTKVAINGFGRIGRNVLRAIAEAGRSDIEVVAINDLGPVETNAHLLRYDSVHGRFPGEVAVDGEFLVVNGKRIKVTAVRNPAELPHRDLGVDIALECTGIFTSKDKAKAHLDAGAKRVLVSAPADGADLTVVYGVNHDKLTGEHHVVSNASCTTNCLAPVAKVLDEAVGIERGFMTTIHSYTNDQPSLDQMHKDLYRARAAALSMIPTSTGAAKAVGLVLPELKGKLDGTAIRVPTPNVSAVDLVFTAKRATTVQEINDAIKAAASGPLKGVLGVTDRPNVSIDFNHDPHSSTFHLDQTKVMDGVLVRILTWYDNEWGFSNRMADTAVAMAKLI; encoded by the coding sequence GTGACGAAGGTTGCCATCAACGGGTTCGGGCGCATCGGCCGCAACGTCCTGCGCGCGATCGCGGAAGCCGGCCGCAGCGACATCGAGGTCGTGGCGATCAACGATCTCGGCCCGGTGGAGACCAACGCCCACCTGCTCCGCTACGATTCCGTGCACGGCCGCTTCCCCGGCGAGGTCGCGGTCGACGGCGAGTTCCTCGTGGTCAACGGCAAGCGCATCAAGGTCACGGCCGTGCGCAACCCGGCCGAGCTGCCGCACCGCGACCTCGGCGTCGACATCGCCCTGGAATGCACCGGCATCTTCACCTCGAAGGACAAGGCGAAGGCCCATCTCGACGCCGGCGCCAAGCGCGTTCTCGTCTCGGCCCCGGCCGACGGCGCCGACCTGACGGTGGTCTACGGCGTCAATCACGACAAGCTCACGGGCGAGCACCACGTGGTGTCGAACGCCTCCTGCACCACGAACTGCCTCGCCCCGGTGGCGAAGGTGCTGGACGAGGCCGTCGGCATCGAGCGCGGCTTCATGACCACGATCCACTCCTACACCAACGACCAGCCCTCGCTGGACCAGATGCACAAGGATCTGTACCGGGCCCGCGCCGCGGCGCTCTCGATGATCCCGACCTCGACCGGCGCGGCCAAGGCCGTCGGCCTCGTGCTCCCGGAGCTCAAGGGCAAGCTCGACGGCACCGCGATCCGCGTGCCGACCCCGAACGTCTCGGCGGTCGACCTCGTGTTCACGGCCAAGCGCGCGACCACGGTCCAGGAGATCAACGACGCCATCAAGGCGGCCGCCTCCGGCCCACTCAAGGGCGTCCTCGGCGTCACCGACCGGCCGAACGTCTCGATCGACTTCAACCACGATCCGCACTCGTCGACCTTCCACCTCGACCAGACCAAGGTCATGGACGGCGTGCTGGTGCGCATCCTGACCTGGTACGACAACGAGTGGGGCTTCTCGAACCGCATGGCCGACACGGCCGTGGCGATGGCCAAGCTCATCTGA